The genomic segment GTTGACTCGTTTCAGGAAACGGACCACATCCTCCCGATCGTGGGCCTCCTCAAAGATACCAACACGAATGCCACCAAGCTGGGCCCGACGTTTCATCAGGGCCTTGTCGCGCAGCAGCATGGCCTGCCCGAAGAGCCGAGGATTCGCCATCAATACCGAGTTGATAGCACCGGCCCATTCTACCGTTTCCTCAAACAGGGGGATGGCAACATCCACCCCCATGTCTTTGAGCGTCTGGGCGATCTCAAACGAGCGATCGTTGAGGCGTTCGAAGTTCCAGGGGACATACGGAATATTGTGTTCCGTGCAATAGGCTTCTGCCCAATCCGGCGCCACCACCACGTAGCGGCGATCGAATTTGTCGGCCGCTTCCACAGCATTCAGGCTCCAGCCAAGCAAGGCAACGTACCCTTTGTCGGGATTGTAGTTCTGTTCAGTCACAGCGCTTCTCCTCGTCAGGGTTGTCCTTCTACACTGAACCGATTGACTGCAAACTGCAACTTTTTGGACCCTTGCTGCCTGAACGAAAAACGGGCACTGGCTTATCGCACAGTGCCCGCAGAGCCACGAACCAATTTAGCAGAAGTGCCGGCTCAGCCCAGTTTCAGGGTAGACAGGGTTCGCTCCCGTACCCGATTGAGCAGTTGCTCGTCGTTCACCAGAGATTGTCCGTAGGAGGGGACCAGTTCCTTCATTCGTTCCAGCCACTGCTGCGACTTCATGTTCTCCGGGAAACACCGCTCAAGTACATTCAGCATGGCGTTGGCCGCTGTTGATGCACCAGGGGAAGCACCCAGCAGTGCCGCCAGCGTGCCATCTTTGGCAGCCACAATCTCAGTACCGAACTCAAGCTTGCCTCCGCCTTCCGGGGTTTGCTTGATGATTTGCACCCGCTGGCCCGCCATCTGCAGCCGCCAGTCTTCTTCGCGGGCATCCGGGAAGAAGTTACGCAGCGACTCTACCCGGTCGGTGTGAGACTGGAACACTTCACCAATCAGATAACGGGTCAGATCCATGTTGCTCTTGCTGACCGACAGCATTGGCCGCAGGTTAGTGGCGCGCACAGAACCGAACAGGTCAAACACCGAGCCCTGCTTCAGGAAACGGGTGGTAAAGCCTGCAAAGGGCCCGAACAGCAGTGCCGGCTCGCCGTTAATGATTCGGGTGTCCAGATGTGGCACCGACATAGGCGGTGCACCGATCGGCGCCTTGCCGTATACCTTGGAGTTGTGCGCTTGCACGATATCCGGCTTCTGGCACACCAGCCACTGACCACTCACCGGGAAGCCGCCGTAACCGCGCGCTTCATCAATGCCGGATTTTTGTAACAGCGGCAGGGCACCGCCACCGGCCCCCAGGAACACGAAACCGGCCTCCAGCTTGGTCAGCTCACCGGTTTTCTGGTTCTTCACCCGCAGCTTCCAGCGGCCATTGTCCCGCTGGTCGATGTAATGCACCGGGCTGCTGAGCATCAACTCAAAGTTGGGCTGGGTTTCCAGCCACGCGACCATGCTACGGGTCAGGGAACCGAAATCCACATCAGAGCCATGCTTGATGCGGGTTGCAGCCACACGTTGCATCGGGTCGCGATGTTTGACCACCAGCGGCATCCACTCGGCCAGGTCGTTCGGGCTCTCGGTGTATTCCATCTCCCGGAACAGGTGATGGGCTTTCAGGCGCTCGAACCGGCGCTTGAGGAAAGCGACGTCTTTCTCACCCCAGACAAAGCTCTGGTGTGGCGTGCGGTTAATAAACGTAGAAGGCTCTGGCAGAATGCCCTGCTCTACCAGGTACGACCAGAACTGCAGCGACACCTCAAACTGCGCATTGATTTGCAGAGCTCTGGCAATTTCAACGTCGCCATCGTCGGTTTCGGGGGTGTAGTTGAGTTCACAGTAGCCGGCGTGGCCGGTACCTGCGTTATTCCATCCGTCTGTGCTTTCATGGGCAACGTGGTCTAAACGCTCCACCATGACGATATCCAGTGACGGGTCCAGCTGCCTGAGCATCATGCCGAGGGTTGCGCTCATGACGCCCCCACCGACCAGCACTACGTCTGCCTGTCTAACGGCCATTGGTTTTCACCCTAGCTAGTGTTGAGCCTGTTGCCACTCCACGATCAGCGAAAGCGGCCTGTCGGAAGCCAGCGGGGCGCGAGGTAGACGGCGCTGCTGTGTGCCTCCGGTCTGAAATTGGGCGCATTATCCCGATTTTTGCCGGAATAATAAATTGCGATTGTCAATCGATGTGTGTCGGACTAACTATTATGGTTTGCCACGATTTTCGCGCGTTTTGTTAACAATATCAGCGCCACTTTAGTCTGATACCCTTTTCCTGATAGTGCGGATCAGTGCCGGAATCAAAAAGTTCGTCTCCGTCGGGGCTGACTTGAAACCTTGACTTGAGGTATCTTGTGCGCCACCTACTCCGCCGGCCGCCCAGTGCGGAGTTACACCACATTCTGATTGAGGTCTGTTCTATGTTGATTGCAATCGGTGCCATTCTTGCCGGTCTTGTCTTGCTGGTCTGGAGCGCTGACAAATTTGTTGAGGGCGCGGCAGCCACCGCCAAGCATCTGGGCATGCCGTCACTGCTGATTGGCATGGTGATTATCGGCTTCGGCACCTCGGCACCGGAGCTGGCAGTATCCGCCATGGCTGCCGCAGATGGCAATCCCGGGCTGGCACTGGGCAACGGCTACGGCTCCAACATTACCAATATTGCCCTGATCGTCGGTCTGACAGCACTCATTGCCCCCATCGCCATGCACTCCCAGGTTATTCGCAAGGAGCTGCCGCTTCTGGTGGTGTTAACCCTGATCGCCGGGGCGCAATTAATTGATGGTGAATTAACAAGATTGGATGGCTGGGTGTTGCTGGGAGTCTTCGCCGCCGTGATGGGATGGTCGATTTATCAGGGCATCAAAAACAAAGACGACCCGCTGGGCAGCGCGGCCGATGCCGAACTCATCGAACACCCAATGCCCATGAAAAGTGCCGTGATCTGGCTAATTATCGGTTTAATTCTTTTGATTGTCAGCTCCCGCCTGCTGGTCTGGGGTGCGGTCACCATTGCCCAGAGCCTTGGCGTTAGTGACCTGATTATCGGCTTGACCATCGTGGCTATCGGCACGTCGCTACCGGAACTGGCCTCGGCCATTGCCGCCGTTCGCAAAAACGAGCATGACCTGATTCTGGGCAACATCCTTGGCTCGGGTATTTTCAACACCCTGGCCGTGGTTGGCCTGGCTGCTGCGATTCAGCCGTTGTCTGTGGGTCCGGAAGTGTTGTATCGGGACTGGACCCTGATGCTTGCGCTGACTGTTGGCTTGCTGCTAATGGGCTTCGGCCTGACCGGCTGGCGCAAGCTGGTCTCGAGAGTGGATGGCGCGTTGCTGGTCACAGTGTATCTCGCTTACACCGGCTACCTTTTCTACACCGTCGTTGCCGCCAGCACGGGCGGTTAATCGGCAGAGAGCCCCCTCTATTCAGGCTCTCCGTCACCCAGCAGTTGTTCAAGGCTCTGGCGCACCTCCGCCATAATCTGCGCCAGGTCTTCCTTGCTTTTACCCGCCGTATCAATCGGCGAGCCAACCCGGACATCGACCGGCTGGCCGAGATTGATCTGAACGCTCCGGGCCGGCAAAACCTGGTGAATGCCACGAATGGCCACCGGTACAATGACCGCCTCGGTATCCAGTGCCAGGTGAAAACAGCCTTTCTTGAACGGCAACAGTGTGCCATCGGAGGAGCGGGTGCCCTCTGGAGCCGCCCAGAGCACAATACCGTTTTCCATCATCTGCTTTGCCCGCTCCAGGTCCCGGACGGCGCGGATACGATTAGACCGGTCGATCGAGGGAAACTCTGCTGCCGCCATCGCCTGCCCCAGCAGGGGAATCCGGAACAGTTCCTTTTTGGCAAGCATCCGGATGGAGCCAGGCAAAGACACAAAACTCACCGGAATATCATAGTGGCTGGCATGGGTACTCATAATGATGTAGCGACGCCCGTCATTGAAGTCCGGAACCTCGCCCCGCACCGTCAGGCTTGCCCGAACCAGCTTCAGCAGCGCGGCAGACCACTCCCGGCAGTATTTGTCGACAATCGGCCGATTCAAACGACCAAACAACGCCCTCAGTAGCACCAGCAAGGAGTAGATGGCGGTAAGCCCGACCGAGCCCAATACAACAGCGGCTCGTCTTAGCAGCGTCGCAGACTCCGTCAGGGGGCTCAAGTTCAATCGTTTCATGCACACATCCTTCCGCTATGAGCCGGGCCACGATGGGACCGATGTAACTGGACCGAATTATAGCGGTTCGACCGCCCTCTGAATAACGGCCAAACGTATTGCTCAACTCTTGACCATAGACTATAAGTAATAAAGTTATAACCTGCCCATACGGGCAGTACACCGTCCAACGACAATCCCAACAAGGAGACGGAACATGAAACAGCAGCAAGCCCTTGCACGGGGGCCCAACGATCCTGGGTTGGAAAACCCGACACGCCGAAACCTTCTGGTGGGTAGTGCCGGTGCCATGGCGGCGGTCAGCCTGCTGGGTATAACGCCCCTGGCCAAAGCCAGTGAGCCGAAATCACTCCCCGACTACGCCGCCTGGAAGGATCGCACTGCGCTGATCGTTCACAGTGCCAACACCATGGAAACCGAGAGGGGTGCCATTGGCAATGGTGTGATCACCGCCAGCGACCGGTTGTTTGTGCGCAACAACCTTCCAGCGCCACCCTCATCCATCACCGACAATGCCGATGCCTGGGAGGTTCGCATTGAGGGTGTTCGTAATCCGCGCACCCTCACCGTAGGCGAACTCAAAACCATGGGCGTCACCACAGTAGCCTCCGTACTCCAGTGTTCCGGCAACGGGCGCGCCTTCTTCCCGCACGGCGCAGGCGGAACACAGTGGAAAACCGGCGCGGCGGGTTGCGTGATGTGGACCGGCGCTCCCCTGAAAAACGTGGTTGAAGAGCTTGGCGGTATGGCCGATGGTGTCCGATACATCACCGGCACAGGCGGCGAATCCCTGCCCGATGGCCTGGACCCCAAGAGCATCATGGTGGAACGTTCGGTGCCCACAAGGGCCCTGGACACTGCACTTCTGGCCTGGGAAATGAATGATACGCCGCTGACGCACACTCATGGCGGGCCATTACGGCTGGTGGTACCCGGGTATTACGGCGTGAACAATGTGAAGTATGTGAAGAACATTGCCTTCACCGAAAACCAGACCGACGCCAAGATCCAGGCCTCAGGCTACCGGGTTCGGGAGGTTGGCAAACCCGGTTCTCCGGATCAGCCCTCCATGTGGGAGATGAACGTCAAATCCTGGGTGACCGCCCCCCTGGCAACAGGCCGCAGCGGTCGCAACATGATTTACGGCGTGGCGTTCGGCGGTGTGACCGCACTGGAAAAGGTTGAAGTGTCTTTAGACGGCGGCAAAAGTTGGAAACAGGCCCGATTCCTGGGGCCTGATCTGGGCCCTTATGCCTGGAGACCATTTGTCATGGCCACTGAACTGAAACCGGGGGAGCACCGCATTGTCAGCCGAGCCACCGATGCCGAAGGCAACAGCCAGCCCGAGGGCCGAGTTGATAATGAACGTGGCTATGGCCATAACGGCTGGAGTGACCACGGAGTAACGGTCACCGTCAGTTGAACCATGACAGGGCGAGTGGTGGAGCCCCACTCGCCTTGGCTAAAACGGAAACAACAAGATGCGAAAAATTGCAGTACTCGCAGCCCTGGCCGGACTGAGCCCCTGGGCAATGGCCGACAATACAGACCTGGGCAAGGAAGTCTTCACTCAGACAGCACAACCCTCCTGCACCATCTGCCATGCTCTCGCCGATGCTGGCTCGTCCGGTGCCATCGGTCCTGACCTGGACGAACTGAGACCAAGCCGAGAACAGATCGTCAATGCGGTGGTAGGCGGAGTCGGTGTTATGCCGGCATTCGAAGATTCACTGTCTTCCGAACAGATTGAGGCTCTGGCCGACTACATCCTGTCGGTTACGTCTGACCAGTAAACTCATAGGGGCCTTAGCCCCCTTGAGTTTCAACCCTGTTCCTCAAACACCATGGCAATGGAGTTCAGACAATACCGCTGACCGGTGGGCGCCGGACCGTCCGGGAACACGTGCCCGAGATGACTGTCGCAGCGGGGGCAGCGGATCTCGGTGCGACTCATACCCAGGCTATGATCTTCAAGGTACCGGATATGCTCCGGGTCGAATGGCTGAAAGAAGCTTGGCCAGCCGGTTCCGGAATCGAATTTGGCGTCCGAGCTGAACAACGGGAGATCACACAGCCGGCACAGATAAACCCCGGCTTTCTTGTTGTCCAGCAAAGTGCCACAGAACGGATGCTCGGTACCATGATCCAGCAGTACCCGTTTCTCCTCAGCAGTCAATCCCGCTGCTTTATCGTCCACCTCTGCTTTGCTCAGGGGGGTCAGGTCATAGCCTTTTGCCGATACCGTCATTAGGGAACTCCTCAGGCCAGGTCAGGATCATCGTCACTGAATTCGGGTTTCAAATGGTCTGGCCAAGTGCTGACCAGCTTGGCCATCTTGGGTGCTGCCACCGCCAGAATGTAGGGCTGCCTGGGATTACGAGCTGCAAAATTCTGATGGTATGCCTCCGCAGGGTAGAACGCGGTGAGCGGCTCCAGTCGGGTAACAATCGGATCGGAATACACGCCGGCGGCATCAAGCTGGCGAATGTAGGCCTCGGCCACCTGCCTCTGATCATCCGTTTCGTAGAACACCGCTGAGCGATACTGGCTCCCAATGTCGTTACCCTGACGGTTCAGTTGGGTGGGGTCGTGAACCACCGAAAAGAACACTCTCAGCAACTCACCAAAGCTGACCTTCGCCGGGTCGTAGCGAACATCCACCACCTCCGCATGGCCAGTGGTCCCACTGCAGACAGCCTCATAGTTGGCCGCTTCGGCCGCACCGCCGGCGTATCCGGATTCCACACGAATGACACCGTCAATCGCCACCAAAACCGCTTCAACACACCAGAAGCAACCTCCAGCCAGAACCACCCGGGATTCACCCGCGGGCTCGTGCAGGTCTTTCTCAGGTGCCGGAAACCGGCTACGAGGCACGGTCAGTCCTGGAATGTTGCATGCATCACTCATCAGATTGCTCCAGTGGGTTCAGTTTATTCGATTGTGGCGGTTCTGGTTCGGAATTCCAAACGGGGAGTTCACGATTTTATACGTACGGGTGTTACAAAAAGACCGCTCCGATTAGCGCACTGGCAGGTGCCAGCAGCCATACCGGCACCCGAAGGATGACCAGTGCCAGCCAGAACACCAGTGCCAGGGCGAAATAGCCGGCGCCGTGAATGGCCGACGTCCAGACCGGGTCGTACAACGCTGCAAGGAGCAAGCCCACCACCCCGGCGTTGACGCCCGCCAGTGCCGCTCGTGCTTTCTCGTGCTCACGCAACCACTGCCACAACGGTAGACCGGCGAACACCAACAGGGTTCCAGGCAGAAACACCGCAACCACTGCAATCAGAACGCCCGCGATGCCGCCCTCGGCACCCCCGAGAAACGCAGAGAAACTGAACAGCGGCCCCGGAACCGCCTGCGCGACACCATAGCCAGCCAGGAAGGTATCGGCCGACATATTACCGGAGACCACAAACCCCTCCTGGAGCCATGGCAACACCACGTGACCGCCGCCAAACACCAGGGCGCCGGCGCGATAAAGCTCCGCGCCAATCCAGGCCAGGGATCCCGTTACCTGGGGAACAAAGGAGAGTGCCAGCAACACCAAAAACAGCAGGGCAAACATTCCCGGCTTTCGCGATTGCAGAGGCACCTGCAAGGATTCTTGTTTATTTGCCGAGGGCAAGCCCAATGCCGTTCCCGCAACGGCCGCCAACGCCAGAACCAGTACCTGCATCCACACGGCACCGGCCAGCAGCAGAACAGCCGCCACCAGCATGGCGATCACCATGCGTGGCCGGTCCGGGCACAGCGACTGCCCCATCTGCCAGACGGCTTGTGCCACCACCGCCACCACAAAAAGCTTCAGGCCGCTGACCCAGCCACCCTCGCCCAGGTCCGGCCAGAGCGTGAGCCCAAAGGCAAACAGCGCCATGACCAATACCGAGGGCAAAGTAAAACCCACCCAGGCCGCCAGCGCGCCACCATAATGCCCCCACAGGAAACCGATGGTCAGCCCCACCTGGCTGGACGCGGGGCCCGGTAACAGCTGGCAAAGGGCCACCACCTCACCGTAAGCGCTGTCTGACAGCCACTTACGTCGCTTGACAAACTCATCATGAAAATACGCCAGGTGAGCCGCCGGGCCACCAAAAGACGTCAGCCCCAGCCGCAGAAAGATCAGGAATACCTGCCAACTGCCTATTCGTACCGGCTTGTCGGATTCAGTCATTACTCGTTGTCTCTCCTGGATGTGGGTGGATCAGTAAAACATGAACATTGTGTCTATCCGGTTGCACTACCCCGCTGACCATCCATAATGAGTGAAGGAATCAAACATAAGATTCCGCTCGGCATCAGGACGATTCACATGACCGCAAGGGTTCGCGCACCAGAAGATCAGAACGAACTTCTCCAGTACCGACTCAGCCTT from the Marinobacter sp. LQ44 genome contains:
- a CDS encoding sulfite oxidase; amino-acid sequence: MKQQQALARGPNDPGLENPTRRNLLVGSAGAMAAVSLLGITPLAKASEPKSLPDYAAWKDRTALIVHSANTMETERGAIGNGVITASDRLFVRNNLPAPPSSITDNADAWEVRIEGVRNPRTLTVGELKTMGVTTVASVLQCSGNGRAFFPHGAGGTQWKTGAAGCVMWTGAPLKNVVEELGGMADGVRYITGTGGESLPDGLDPKSIMVERSVPTRALDTALLAWEMNDTPLTHTHGGPLRLVVPGYYGVNNVKYVKNIAFTENQTDAKIQASGYRVREVGKPGSPDQPSMWEMNVKSWVTAPLATGRSGRNMIYGVAFGGVTALEKVEVSLDGGKSWKQARFLGPDLGPYAWRPFVMATELKPGEHRIVSRATDAEGNSQPEGRVDNERGYGHNGWSDHGVTVTVS
- a CDS encoding lysophospholipid acyltransferase family protein produces the protein MKRLNLSPLTESATLLRRAAVVLGSVGLTAIYSLLVLLRALFGRLNRPIVDKYCREWSAALLKLVRASLTVRGEVPDFNDGRRYIIMSTHASHYDIPVSFVSLPGSIRMLAKKELFRIPLLGQAMAAAEFPSIDRSNRIRAVRDLERAKQMMENGIVLWAAPEGTRSSDGTLLPFKKGCFHLALDTEAVIVPVAIRGIHQVLPARSVQINLGQPVDVRVGSPIDTAGKSKEDLAQIMAEVRQSLEQLLGDGEPE
- the msrA gene encoding peptide-methionine (S)-S-oxide reductase MsrA codes for the protein MSDACNIPGLTVPRSRFPAPEKDLHEPAGESRVVLAGGCFWCVEAVLVAIDGVIRVESGYAGGAAEAANYEAVCSGTTGHAEVVDVRYDPAKVSFGELLRVFFSVVHDPTQLNRQGNDIGSQYRSAVFYETDDQRQVAEAYIRQLDAAGVYSDPIVTRLEPLTAFYPAEAYHQNFAARNPRQPYILAVAAPKMAKLVSTWPDHLKPEFSDDDPDLA
- a CDS encoding calcium/sodium antiporter, which encodes MLIAIGAILAGLVLLVWSADKFVEGAAATAKHLGMPSLLIGMVIIGFGTSAPELAVSAMAAADGNPGLALGNGYGSNITNIALIVGLTALIAPIAMHSQVIRKELPLLVVLTLIAGAQLIDGELTRLDGWVLLGVFAAVMGWSIYQGIKNKDDPLGSAADAELIEHPMPMKSAVIWLIIGLILLIVSSRLLVWGAVTIAQSLGVSDLIIGLTIVAIGTSLPELASAIAAVRKNEHDLILGNILGSGIFNTLAVVGLAAAIQPLSVGPEVLYRDWTLMLALTVGLLLMGFGLTGWRKLVSRVDGALLVTVYLAYTGYLFYTVVAASTGG
- the chrA gene encoding chromate efflux transporter — encoded protein: MTESDKPVRIGSWQVFLIFLRLGLTSFGGPAAHLAYFHDEFVKRRKWLSDSAYGEVVALCQLLPGPASSQVGLTIGFLWGHYGGALAAWVGFTLPSVLVMALFAFGLTLWPDLGEGGWVSGLKLFVVAVVAQAVWQMGQSLCPDRPRMVIAMLVAAVLLLAGAVWMQVLVLALAAVAGTALGLPSANKQESLQVPLQSRKPGMFALLFLVLLALSFVPQVTGSLAWIGAELYRAGALVFGGGHVVLPWLQEGFVVSGNMSADTFLAGYGVAQAVPGPLFSFSAFLGGAEGGIAGVLIAVVAVFLPGTLLVFAGLPLWQWLREHEKARAALAGVNAGVVGLLLAALYDPVWTSAIHGAGYFALALVFWLALVILRVPVWLLAPASALIGAVFL
- a CDS encoding c-type cytochrome, whose amino-acid sequence is MRKIAVLAALAGLSPWAMADNTDLGKEVFTQTAQPSCTICHALADAGSSGAIGPDLDELRPSREQIVNAVVGGVGVMPAFEDSLSSEQIEALADYILSVTSDQ
- the msrB gene encoding peptide-methionine (R)-S-oxide reductase MsrB — translated: MTVSAKGYDLTPLSKAEVDDKAAGLTAEEKRVLLDHGTEHPFCGTLLDNKKAGVYLCRLCDLPLFSSDAKFDSGTGWPSFFQPFDPEHIRYLEDHSLGMSRTEIRCPRCDSHLGHVFPDGPAPTGQRYCLNSIAMVFEEQG
- the mqo gene encoding malate dehydrogenase (quinone), producing MAVRQADVVLVGGGVMSATLGMMLRQLDPSLDIVMVERLDHVAHESTDGWNNAGTGHAGYCELNYTPETDDGDVEIARALQINAQFEVSLQFWSYLVEQGILPEPSTFINRTPHQSFVWGEKDVAFLKRRFERLKAHHLFREMEYTESPNDLAEWMPLVVKHRDPMQRVAATRIKHGSDVDFGSLTRSMVAWLETQPNFELMLSSPVHYIDQRDNGRWKLRVKNQKTGELTKLEAGFVFLGAGGGALPLLQKSGIDEARGYGGFPVSGQWLVCQKPDIVQAHNSKVYGKAPIGAPPMSVPHLDTRIINGEPALLFGPFAGFTTRFLKQGSVFDLFGSVRATNLRPMLSVSKSNMDLTRYLIGEVFQSHTDRVESLRNFFPDAREEDWRLQMAGQRVQIIKQTPEGGGKLEFGTEIVAAKDGTLAALLGASPGASTAANAMLNVLERCFPENMKSQQWLERMKELVPSYGQSLVNDEQLLNRVRERTLSTLKLG